A window of the Armatimonadota bacterium genome harbors these coding sequences:
- a CDS encoding response regulator, translating to MHVDGHGEPPQHRKDSGRSGQASGELFRALLLEDSDDDAALVGYNLKRAGLNPALRRVNGERDFRAALEESWDVIISDYELPQYDGLQALELVQQLPEPPPFILYSGAVNTAIGKHFVARGAFAWVSKDKAAELPAVILSAVRRPRAVEEDGRTSGAWSLRIENGRG from the coding sequence ATGCATGTTGACGGGCACGGCGAACCGCCGCAACACCGCAAGGATTCCGGGCGGTCCGGACAAGCGTCCGGAGAGCTGTTCCGTGCGCTGCTTCTGGAAGATAGCGACGATGATGCCGCGCTGGTGGGATACAACCTGAAGCGAGCCGGCCTGAACCCGGCACTGCGGCGCGTTAACGGCGAGCGCGACTTTCGGGCCGCGCTCGAAGAGTCGTGGGATGTCATCATCTCAGACTACGAGCTGCCGCAGTACGATGGACTTCAGGCGCTCGAACTGGTTCAGCAGTTGCCGGAGCCGCCGCCGTTCATTCTCTACTCAGGCGCCGTGAACACCGCTATTGGTAAGCATTTCGTAGCGCGTGGCGCGTTTGCCTGGGTCTCCAAGGATAAGGCAGCCGAGTTGCCCGCCGTCATCCTCTCTGCCGTGCGTCGCCCGCGTGCCGTGGAGGAGGATGGTAGAACCTCCGGTGCATGGTCTCTGCGGATAGAAAACGGCCGCGGCTAG
- a CDS encoding PLP-dependent transferase: MTNHPDSPSDLSPETVCAHWGEDPAEYFGAAVPPIYQTSLFTGPSTSERFTGAHGKNAYSYSRVSNPTTGIVEAKLAALEGGEAARCFGSGMAAISGAILSCVRAGDHVIAVDTAYGPTRGFLTDFAARFGVDTTFVEGSDPAEIRRAIRTETRLIYLESPSSGVMKQQDLGAVAAVAKEHGIATICDNSWASPVFQNPLAFGIDLVVHSATKYLGGHSDIVAGAAIGNGDCINRLRQNEAPSLGGMLDPFAAWLLLRGLRTLPIRMERHHQSARSIGLWLQQHPFVAHVYYPGLPGDPQPRLTERQLRGTSGLLSFRLHRSDRDTTCGVIDRLRWFGIGCSWGGFESLAIPMLLPPDATGAAEGEYIIRLHIGLEGVEDLRADLDQALTGAHAGAPASHDREFARL, encoded by the coding sequence ATGACGAATCACCCAGACAGCCCATCGGATCTCTCCCCGGAAACGGTCTGTGCGCACTGGGGTGAAGACCCCGCCGAGTACTTTGGCGCGGCTGTGCCGCCGATCTATCAGACCTCGCTCTTTACCGGTCCTTCAACTTCGGAGCGGTTTACCGGCGCCCACGGCAAGAACGCCTATTCGTACTCACGCGTATCCAACCCGACCACCGGAATCGTGGAGGCCAAGCTTGCCGCTTTGGAAGGCGGTGAGGCCGCGCGGTGTTTCGGCAGCGGAATGGCTGCCATCTCCGGCGCCATCCTCTCGTGCGTTCGGGCCGGCGACCACGTCATTGCGGTGGATACCGCTTACGGGCCGACCCGGGGCTTCCTCACCGACTTTGCCGCCCGCTTTGGTGTGGATACCACGTTTGTGGAAGGCAGTGATCCCGCCGAGATTCGCCGTGCCATCCGAACCGAAACGCGGCTGATCTACCTGGAATCGCCCTCGAGCGGCGTCATGAAACAGCAGGATCTTGGCGCGGTGGCCGCGGTTGCCAAAGAGCACGGCATCGCCACGATATGTGACAACTCCTGGGCATCTCCGGTTTTCCAGAATCCACTGGCGTTCGGTATCGATCTGGTGGTGCACTCGGCCACCAAGTATCTGGGCGGGCACAGCGATATTGTGGCTGGAGCGGCCATTGGAAACGGTGACTGTATCAACCGCCTGCGCCAGAATGAAGCTCCGTCGCTCGGCGGTATGCTGGACCCGTTTGCGGCGTGGCTGCTGCTTCGAGGTCTCCGTACGCTCCCGATCCGTATGGAGCGGCATCACCAGTCGGCGCGGAGTATAGGGCTCTGGCTGCAGCAGCACCCGTTCGTGGCGCACGTCTACTATCCCGGCCTTCCCGGCGATCCGCAGCCGCGGCTGACGGAACGCCAGCTCCGCGGCACGAGCGGACTCCTCAGCTTCCGCCTCCACCGGAGCGATCGCGATACAACGTGCGGCGTCATCGACCGGCTCAGGTGGTTCGGTATCGGCTGCAGTTGGGGCGGCTTCGAAAGCCTCGCCATACCGATGCTCCTCCCGCCGGACGCAACCGGCGCCGCGGAGGGGGAGTATATTATCCGCCTGCACATCGGCCTGGAGGGCGTTGAGGATCTGCGTGCGGATTTGGACCAGGCTCTTACAGGTGCGCACGCCGGAGCGCCGGCGTCGCACGACCGGGAATTTGCGCGGCTGTGA
- a CDS encoding peroxidase → MKTGWTHAALTGKERAMLKYTEKLTARPGDMQQSDVEALRAAGYDDVAILQINLIASWFNYINRVADGLGIGHR, encoded by the coding sequence ATGAAGACCGGTTGGACCCATGCCGCGCTTACGGGCAAGGAGCGCGCTATGTTGAAGTACACGGAGAAGCTCACTGCGCGTCCGGGCGATATGCAGCAATCCGACGTGGAGGCGCTGCGGGCCGCGGGCTACGACGATGTGGCGATCCTTCAGATCAATCTGATCGCCTCCTGGTTCAACTACATCAACCGGGTTGCCGATGGGCTCGGCATTGGCCATCGCTGA